In a genomic window of Streptomyces roseoviridis:
- a CDS encoding (2Fe-2S)-binding protein, translating into MPQHTFILNGRAVTAEVEDDVRLLWVLRDVLGVTGPKYGCGVGVCQACTSHLNGRAFTPCSVPVGDLDATDEVTTIEGLPATVGRELHPMQEAWLDIDVAQCGYCQPGQIMTAVAAVRRAHEAGREIDEADLDQIRNICRCGTYNRIREAIKEGARRMV; encoded by the coding sequence GTGCCCCAGCACACCTTCATCCTCAACGGCAGGGCCGTCACCGCCGAGGTCGAGGACGACGTCCGGCTGCTCTGGGTGCTCCGGGACGTCCTCGGCGTCACCGGACCCAAGTACGGCTGCGGCGTCGGCGTCTGCCAGGCGTGTACGAGCCACCTCAACGGCAGGGCGTTCACGCCCTGTTCCGTGCCGGTCGGGGACCTCGACGCCACCGACGAGGTCACCACCATCGAGGGACTGCCCGCCACCGTCGGCCGGGAACTGCACCCGATGCAGGAGGCGTGGCTCGACATCGACGTCGCACAGTGCGGCTACTGCCAGCCCGGGCAGATCATGACCGCCGTGGCGGCCGTACGGCGCGCCCACGAAGCCGGACGGGAGATCGACGAGGCCGACCTCGACCAGATCCGCAACATCTGCCGCTGCGGAACCTATAACCGTATCCGTGAGGCCATCAAGGAGGGCGCCCGCCGCATGGTGTGA
- a CDS encoding molybdopterin cofactor-binding domain-containing protein produces the protein MEAHEPAADPEREDAPPRGIGRRRFLGYVLAAPTLTVAARIGGDALAPGAAAAAVPAAAPGVVPSLPGPAEILDLNDLLTAAALPTANLITIRLDPDGTAHFALPRAEVGQGITTSTAMIIAEELDLPLDRIRVTLADARPELLFNQLTGGSNTTVSTFTPVRVAAAVARGRLLRAAALELGAAVDTLTTKAGVVTSAAGIRLTYGELAVKAAAVSDTAVAVTLKDRADFRIIGTAQRRIDALAAVTGRKTFAMDVQVPGALPTMVCRPPTINGTVRSVDNRAEVAAMPGITDVVTVSTGVAVRGRTFGQCIDAVRALKVTWGPGTAEGASDATVLQKLRQAELPLAVPPLDLLTKSVDARFTFHFASNGALETNCAVADVRPGSAEIWAGLKSPIVAQEEIALRLGLPVSAVKVHVTEGGGSFGRKLFHDAAAEAAEISQAMGKPVRLMWHRTDDFRQGRTHPMAISRVRATYALGEVLTYEQRHTSVATDFGHGVGEIITSRAAQLPVADLTFSETMFQLTQSSPYHFGVTTQLLNEVDHGFNTGSMRGIYSPNVRCAQELVVDELARRTSRDPLAFRRRFLKDERARAVLDKVAETGRWGRPMAPGTAQGIAVHSEYHAFVAVLAEIDCSPETTGRTIRDACTGPRVTRVVCAVDVGLAVNPRGLEAQMMGGIMDGIALTLTSSLHLRDGRFLESSWDNYFYTRQWNTPPELEIVVMPSTGDEPGGAGELAVAAASAAVACAYGRATGTMPTSFPVNHTAPLPFTPAPAVPPIPASPTDGRDRAL, from the coding sequence ATGGAAGCCCACGAGCCCGCCGCAGACCCCGAGCGGGAGGACGCGCCGCCGCGCGGCATCGGCCGCCGCCGGTTCCTCGGCTACGTGCTGGCGGCACCGACGCTCACCGTCGCCGCCCGCATCGGCGGGGACGCCCTCGCGCCCGGGGCCGCGGCGGCGGCCGTACCCGCCGCGGCCCCGGGCGTCGTCCCGTCCCTGCCGGGACCGGCCGAGATCCTCGACCTCAACGACCTGCTCACCGCCGCCGCCCTGCCCACGGCGAACCTCATCACCATCCGCCTCGACCCCGACGGCACCGCCCACTTCGCGCTGCCCCGAGCCGAGGTCGGCCAGGGCATCACCACCTCCACCGCGATGATCATCGCCGAGGAACTCGACCTCCCCCTGGACCGGATCCGGGTCACCCTCGCCGACGCCCGCCCCGAACTGCTCTTCAACCAGCTCACCGGCGGTTCCAACACCACCGTCTCCACCTTCACGCCCGTCCGGGTCGCCGCCGCCGTCGCCCGCGGCCGGCTGCTGCGCGCCGCCGCCCTGGAACTCGGCGCCGCCGTCGACACCCTCACCACGAAGGCCGGGGTCGTCACCTCCGCCGCCGGCATCCGCCTCACCTACGGCGAGCTCGCCGTCAAGGCCGCCGCCGTCTCCGACACCGCGGTCGCCGTCACCCTCAAGGACCGCGCGGACTTCCGGATCATCGGCACCGCACAGCGCCGCATCGACGCCCTCGCCGCCGTCACCGGACGCAAGACCTTCGCCATGGACGTCCAGGTCCCCGGCGCGCTGCCCACCATGGTCTGCCGCCCCCCGACGATCAACGGCACCGTCCGCTCCGTCGACAACCGGGCCGAGGTCGCGGCCATGCCCGGCATCACCGATGTCGTCACCGTCTCCACCGGCGTCGCCGTCCGCGGCCGGACCTTCGGCCAGTGCATCGACGCCGTCCGCGCGCTGAAGGTCACCTGGGGGCCCGGCACCGCCGAAGGCGCCTCCGACGCGACCGTGCTGCAGAAGCTGCGCCAGGCCGAACTCCCCCTGGCCGTACCGCCCCTCGACCTGCTCACCAAGTCCGTCGACGCCCGCTTCACCTTCCACTTCGCCAGCAACGGCGCCCTGGAGACGAACTGCGCCGTCGCCGACGTACGGCCCGGGTCGGCCGAGATCTGGGCCGGCCTCAAGTCCCCGATCGTCGCCCAGGAGGAGATCGCGCTCCGGCTCGGGCTTCCGGTGAGCGCCGTGAAGGTCCACGTCACCGAGGGCGGCGGCTCGTTCGGCCGCAAGCTCTTCCACGACGCCGCCGCCGAGGCGGCCGAGATCTCGCAGGCGATGGGCAAGCCGGTCCGGCTGATGTGGCACCGCACCGACGACTTCCGGCAGGGCCGTACGCATCCCATGGCGATCTCCCGGGTCCGCGCCACGTACGCGCTCGGCGAGGTCCTCACGTACGAGCAGCGGCACACCTCCGTCGCCACCGACTTCGGCCACGGCGTCGGCGAGATCATCACCTCCCGGGCGGCACAGCTGCCGGTCGCGGACCTCACCTTCTCCGAGACGATGTTCCAGCTCACCCAGTCGAGCCCCTACCACTTCGGCGTGACCACCCAGCTCCTGAACGAGGTCGACCACGGCTTCAACACCGGTTCCATGCGCGGCATCTACTCGCCCAACGTGCGCTGCGCCCAGGAACTCGTCGTCGACGAACTCGCCCGGCGGACGAGCCGGGACCCGCTCGCCTTCCGCCGCCGCTTCCTCAAGGACGAGCGGGCCCGAGCCGTCCTCGACAAGGTCGCCGAGACCGGCCGCTGGGGACGGCCCATGGCACCCGGCACGGCACAGGGCATCGCCGTCCACTCCGAGTACCACGCCTTCGTCGCCGTCCTCGCCGAGATCGACTGCAGCCCGGAGACCACCGGCCGGACGATCCGGGACGCCTGCACGGGACCGCGCGTCACCAGGGTCGTCTGCGCCGTCGACGTCGGCCTCGCGGTCAACCCGCGCGGCCTCGAGGCCCAGATGATGGGCGGCATCATGGACGGCATCGCCCTCACCCTCACCTCCAGCCTGCACCTGAGGGACGGCCGCTTCCTGGAGAGCAGCTGGGACAACTACTTCTACACCCGGCAGTGGAACACCCCGCCCGAGCTGGAGATCGTCGTCATGCCGTCGACCGGCGACGAGCCCGGCGGCGCGGGCGAACTGGCCGTCGCCGCCGCGAGCGCCGCCGTCGCCTGCGCCTACGGCCGGGCCACCGGCACCATGCCGACCAGCTTCCCGGTCAACCACACCGCGCCGCTGCCCTTCACCCCGGCGCCCGCCGTCCCGCCGATCCCCGCCTCCCCGACCGACGGCCGCGACCGCGCCCTCTGA
- a CDS encoding NADPH-dependent F420 reductase → MACGRRRLGQGRERTASHHPFADSTTRQARHAKGTVMKIGIIGAGNIGGNLTRRLTALGHEVSVANSRGPHTLEDLAAETGARPVAVTEAARGAEVVVVTVPLRAVPYLPPGLFDGAAEGFVVIDTNNYYPRERDGRIAAIEDEGLTESRWTERQLGHPVVKAFNGTYAQDILDRPRPAGDPERIALPVAGDDEVAKKTVRALIDELGFDTVDAGGIDDSWRQQPDTPVYGLRAGVDAVRKALSDASPERPAAFRG, encoded by the coding sequence ATGGCCTGCGGCCGGCGCCGGTTGGGCCAAGGGCGTGAACGGACGGCCTCACACCACCCGTTCGCGGACTCGACGACCCGGCAAGCTCGGCATGCGAAAGGCACGGTCATGAAGATCGGCATCATCGGGGCAGGCAACATCGGCGGAAACCTCACCCGTCGCCTCACGGCACTCGGTCACGAGGTGTCCGTCGCCAACTCCCGTGGCCCGCACACCCTCGAGGACCTGGCCGCGGAGACGGGCGCGAGGCCGGTCGCGGTGACGGAGGCCGCGCGGGGCGCGGAGGTCGTGGTGGTGACGGTTCCCCTGAGGGCGGTCCCCTACCTGCCGCCCGGTCTGTTCGACGGGGCGGCGGAGGGCTTCGTCGTCATCGACACCAACAACTACTACCCGCGGGAGCGCGACGGCCGTATCGCGGCCATCGAGGACGAGGGCCTGACCGAGAGCCGCTGGACGGAGCGCCAGCTCGGCCACCCCGTGGTCAAGGCGTTCAACGGCACCTACGCCCAGGACATCCTGGACCGCCCCCGCCCGGCCGGCGACCCCGAGCGGATCGCCCTGCCGGTCGCGGGCGACGACGAGGTGGCGAAGAAGACGGTGCGCGCCCTCATCGACGAGCTCGGCTTCGACACGGTCGACGCGGGCGGCATCGACGACTCCTGGCGCCAGCAGCCCGACACGCCCGTCTACGGCCTGCGGGCGGGCGTGGACGCGGTCCGCAAGGCCCTGTCGGACGCCTCTCCGGAACGCCCGGCGGCGTTCCGGGGCTGA
- a CDS encoding OsmC family protein, translating to MADYRIETLRTGYRTWTARNDRGAEVRIAADDDAAAQPSFTPVELLLAAMGGCGGLVIDRTARAVDHDDLRIVVEGVSGPEDDGRIGRIRVSYEFELPDNNPRAADVFARGVRLTHEKYCTVSRTVEHGAEVEALLPDGTTGFRAG from the coding sequence ATGGCCGACTACCGGATCGAGACCCTCCGCACCGGATACCGCACCTGGACCGCCCGCAACGACCGTGGCGCGGAGGTGCGGATCGCGGCGGACGACGACGCGGCGGCGCAGCCGTCGTTCACGCCCGTGGAACTGCTGCTCGCGGCGATGGGTGGCTGCGGCGGGCTGGTCATCGACCGCACGGCGCGGGCCGTCGACCACGACGACCTGCGGATCGTGGTGGAGGGCGTCTCGGGGCCGGAGGACGACGGCCGGATCGGGCGGATCAGGGTGAGTTACGAGTTCGAGCTCCCGGACAACAACCCTCGGGCGGCGGACGTGTTCGCCCGTGGGGTGCGGCTCACGCACGAGAAGTACTGCACGGTGAGCCGCACCGTGGAGCACGGCGCCGAGGTCGAGGCGCTGCTCCCGGACGGGACGACGGGCTTCCGCGCGGGCTGA